A segment of the Panicum hallii strain FIL2 chromosome 1, PHallii_v3.1, whole genome shotgun sequence genome:
ACCACTCAACTTTACTATCACCGCCGGATCTGAACaaaggaaggaaagaaaagaggCAGCAGGGAGCAGCTTGCTTGCTAGTACtacaatcaaatcaatccaaagGGTGGGACATGTCAGTCCGTCGTCAACCAAGGATAGATACATTTCGCAATGGAGCATGCCACAGGGCAGAGAATCGTCTGACAAGAGTAGCAGACACACAGGCAATCAATCGAAACAATCCAATGCAAAGTTTTCCTTGTTTATCGCTTGCTACTGTTAGCCCGTTTCTTACCTCTttccttcctcctctcctctcctcttcctttTCTGCAGCAAAACCGTTTTGCACCTAATGCTAATGCGCAGCCCGGCCTGGAGGAGGGCATACAAACATGTTCCTCCTTTTTGACCAAGCATATGTACTACTACATTCTTTCTTGGTCGTTCCTTCTCTTTTTCACACACATCATACCAGATCAGATCAGATCAAATCCTTGTGCCGACCCCAAGCATGAATGATTCTCTCGTGCACATTTGTCAATGCATCCATAGTAGTAGCCATAGCAACGAAACCACCTCACTATTCACCCTTCTTCTACCATACATTAGCATACGGCTGGTTGGTTTGGTAGCAAAAGCATATCTCATTATCTCATACAACAGCATCCAAGTACAACACCATAATTTAATTATATGATACGATACGCAGGGTTCCTACTTAACACAGCAACCACAACAACTCTTCTCGCACCTAGGGGGAGGTTAGCGCATGCATGCTGTGCCTGTGTCCAGCCGCTGCTGCGTAGGAtggtttcttttcttccttcaaTGTCAGAGAGACTGGCCTGCTCTTCCCACCTGCCATATCCACCAGGCAACTACCTACTCGCGGATCGAGTTGATATCGATGTTTGAGGTTTGTGAGTCCATCTCCCTCATCATGCCCGGAGGCCATCCGCTCATCACGTGAGGAGGCATGTTGTGCTCCTGCAGCGCCATTGCAGGGGCCGCCTCTTCCTCACCAGCATTCACCTCCTCATGCTCCATGTCTGGCTCGGCTTTACCTTTGTTTTTCTTCGAACCGCCATACATGAAGCTCCCTACTATCACCTGCGCCAATGCAAAACCGATGAGAGCAAGACAAACTCGTAGCACAAGGTCCTGGACGCACGAAGAAACTGGTACGGGACACACAAAAAAAGGTGACTAtgcttcttttctttttattcAGTTGAGATAGCAAACAAACCACATGACAGAACAATTATGACGGTATGAAATTCATACTAGCTCACAAAAGATCAGATGATTTATGACACAAAAACCAGAAATCACCTGAACTGTTCCAGCTGCTGTCAGGACACCACCTACACTGCCACCAATAACCCTGTGGTCAGGACCACACAAAGCTATGCAAAGCCCTCCGCTTCGGGTCCGTGTGCCACCATCATCTAGCACCAAGTATGACCCAGAAAGGCACAGGATCTCAAATCGACCCTGCCAAATCAATAATAAAACATAAAGGCATAAACTAAATGAGAACAAAATGACATTTCTCAGGATCACATTGTAAGTGAACAGTTGTACTGAAAAAGAAAGTATCTTATGAAGTATGTCCCGCACTGCAAACTCAAAAATGAATAAAATGCTCTCAGACGTTCTCAGCATAGGAAAAAAATTAGAGCAAAAGCATGCAAACCAGTGCTCCATTTTATGACTCTTTTCCTGTCACAGCAATAGCTTTAGATCTGACATGCAAGCAATCTGGCTACGCAGGCAATGCCAGCAGCAAATAATTTGTCTAATTTACAGTGAGCAAAAATTTATATTCAAATGTACAGCAAGAGAAGAGCAAAACACATGCATGCAGTAGTTTGCAACAATTGATAACCAACAGCAACATACCTCATATGTAACCACACCACCAGAATCTGAATCCTGGTGAAGGGTTGCCGTAGAAACAGCTCCAGTAGCTGAAATGATGCACACTGCCCTTGGGCCTTGTTGTGAAAACGCCATTATCCTGGCAGCAACATCCTGCACAGATGAGAAGGCTATAATTGGACTGTTCAGaatacaacaacaacaagaagAAACTATTTAGTATTTCCTGAAACAGACAAAATAGCATCATGCTCTAATTTTTCTTCTCAAGTAGTTGGCTCCCCCAAGGTTGGAATTTACCAAAGTTAACCAGTGACATTATAGCAACCAGGTCGCATAAAAAATCAATATGAAAAAAAATATTCTCAAGTAGATAACCGAGAAAGCCGAACTTTCCTTTCAATTTGAGTTCGACAAGCAAGCTTGGACCAGAACCTTGAAAGCGCAAAAGTTTTTTGTTTTTTGAAAAGAAAAGCATAAGCTATCAGTTCCAAGGATAGAGGATTTTCTTGAATTAAGTCATCAGGAGTATTAATTGCCAAGATAATAAAACCTAAGAGTACGAAAATAAAATTGTAGTGTCACATCAAGTAGCTTTTGAGGGCACAATGCTAGTAATGCATCATCAGCAAGTCCATTATCTAGAAAAAATTAACTTGCACAGTGTAACAATGATGCTAATCCAGTTGCGACCATCCCATGTTACAATACATTTATATATCAATGATAAATCACTCATTTGACAGCTAGCAAAATAACTGAGCTTAATGCATAGCAGTAATAGAAGCCACTAAATTCCACCAGCGAATTTAAACACAAGAAACTGTATTGGCCGCCAGAGAAGAGTTTGCTACAATACCTATAGGTTCATGGGGCATTGCTTATTCAGACACCTCATCTATAAGAGTACCATTATTACAACACGGAATTGATCGAATATGCACACTGGGTAAACCAAGAAAAAACACTATGAAGGTAATCCGCATCAAATGCAAACAAGCATCACTCATGGCACTAAGGAAACAGGTCCCACTGAACAATAATACATAAATCAACAGAGGGAGCAACATAGCCACTTTTGGAAAGAATAGTCATCAGTTAGCGATCATTCTAACTTACCTCTCCTGGTTGAATAATAATCACATGAGGAGTAAAACCTGTTCCAACAGAGCCAAGAAACCACTTTCCTGAATAAGACACAAGAGAATTTCATCAGATAACAACAATAACaaactcatcagttcatgcaTATAAAATAAGCAAAATGCCTCCCTATACAAAGCAAGGGGATGCAAAAGAACAAAAGCTAGTTAGGCAAAGGGCCCACTTCTTTCATTTTTGTGTGGGAACAGTCAAGGAAGCAAAAGATATATAGTGCTTGCTTAACATAACTGAGCCACCAGTCAATTCAATAACCTCCAATTTATTCATAATCCCACTTTAgtaaggaaaaaaaaacagaagACACTTAGAAGAAATGTCAATACCCACTCAAATTCAAATAACATCCTGAAGAGATCATGCAAATAGAAACACACCCAGAAGGCCAGAATCAAAATGTGAGGGGTTCGTATTGCCATGATGACAGTTATACATTCCATAGGAGTATAGCACAATATGTGAGTAACGACCTATCAATGATGGGAAGGACAAGTCGTGGGATCTAATGCAAAAAACACACACACTAAGAGCACAGGTATAACAGAGCACAATGTTCAGAGTTGATCCAGATACTCAATAAAATGTATAGGTGAAGTCCCCAGGTTCTCTTAATAGCACAATATGCAATGTGGATGGATTCAAGGAAAGTTGAACATAACACAGTAGGTGGCTAGAGCATATTCATACCCAACAAGCAATGCTATCATGCAAGAAGCTCACAGCCCAAAACATAACTATATGGAAGCACAATATCACTTGATGAATCAATTATCATAAAGTATAGGATATGTAAGTGAAATTGCAAGGCAGCGGGAACTCACCAAGCGAAGCCAACTGTTGCATCTTCCCAGACCCAGGAGGCCGCCCCCTTCC
Coding sequences within it:
- the LOC112880554 gene encoding AT-hook motif nuclear-localized protein 9-like, translated to MDGRESTVASGPNFSFYAQHRGIGAPGVPSHSPGLHGPPPGGYRQHLDAVSAGYAFQTPHVGGPHIGQGYHHVEASPPVAQHSAGGGASSGGAMDIGMGVAVSADAKGDQGSVAGQDEQVKKKRGRPRKYKPDGAVTLGLSPSSSSTPHSSNSGMGTMVSTPGSGFGSGGSGSGAPSEKRGRGRPPGSGKMQQLASLGKWFLGSVGTGFTPHVIIIQPGEDVAARIMAFSQQGPRAVCIISATGAVSTATLHQDSDSGGVVTYEGRFEILCLSGSYLVLDDGGTRTRSGGLCIALCGPDHRVIGGSVGGVLTAAGTVQVIVGSFMYGGSKKNKGKAEPDMEHEEVNAGEEEAAPAMALQEHNMPPHVMSGWPPGMMREMDSQTSNIDINSIRE